Proteins encoded within one genomic window of Lysinibacillus louembei:
- the holA gene encoding DNA polymerase III subunit delta: protein MITKIWQDIKKGSIAPVYLIVGEETYFIDETISRLKDALSGQEEVEVMPFDLTERSVDVVIDEADTIPFFTDRKLIIAKNASFLKAAEKGKEKIDHDLKRLETWLSYPTDTAVTVFIAPYEKLDERKKIVKLLKDKAVLILAESPKEQDLYVWMKLEVESMGKVMTNEASVKLVEMVGTNMLQLKAELEKMVLYLGEEHEVTVDIVEELVAKTLEHDAFQMLNAYLGNRQAEALTIYHDLLRQKEEPIMLVGLLASNIRTMSQAFYLLTKGYHPQQIAKQLKVHPYRIKMILEQRNRPSAERLLQALNALATVDLQLKTTSSNRARVLELFLMKPLL, encoded by the coding sequence ATGATTACAAAAATTTGGCAGGATATAAAGAAGGGGAGTATAGCCCCTGTTTATTTAATTGTTGGAGAAGAAACGTATTTTATAGATGAAACAATAAGCCGTTTGAAGGATGCATTGAGTGGACAAGAGGAAGTTGAAGTAATGCCTTTTGATTTAACTGAACGATCTGTAGATGTTGTAATAGATGAAGCAGATACCATACCATTTTTTACAGACAGAAAGCTTATCATTGCGAAAAATGCTTCATTTTTAAAGGCAGCAGAAAAAGGTAAGGAAAAAATTGACCATGATTTAAAGCGTTTAGAAACGTGGCTATCTTATCCAACTGATACAGCTGTTACGGTTTTTATAGCGCCATATGAAAAATTAGATGAGCGCAAAAAAATTGTCAAGCTGTTGAAGGACAAGGCTGTTTTAATTTTAGCAGAATCGCCAAAAGAGCAGGATTTATATGTATGGATGAAGCTTGAAGTAGAGTCGATGGGAAAGGTCATGACAAATGAGGCGTCCGTGAAGCTTGTCGAAATGGTTGGGACTAACATGCTACAGCTAAAAGCAGAGCTAGAAAAAATGGTTTTGTATTTAGGTGAGGAGCATGAAGTAACAGTAGACATTGTTGAGGAGCTTGTTGCTAAAACGCTGGAGCATGATGCCTTTCAAATGCTAAATGCTTATTTAGGCAATCGACAGGCAGAGGCATTAACAATTTATCATGATTTATTGCGCCAAAAAGAAGAGCCAATTATGCTTGTTGGTTTACTGGCATCCAATATTCGCACGATGAGCCAAGCTTTTTATCTACTAACAAAAGGCTATCACCCACAGCAAATTGCGAAGCAACTAAAAGTTCATCCATATCGCATTAAAATGATACTTGAACAACGTAATCGTCCATCAGCAGAACGTTTATTGCAAGCATTGAACGCACTTGCAACGGTTGACCTACAACTGAAAACAACGAGCAGCAACCGTGCTCGTGTGCTAGAGC
- a CDS encoding YqzM family protein, whose amino-acid sequence MAGHNDPNYVTENPFEGRGRASQRNDAIDAGIGFVVPFGVFTIMFIIAMIVEVATR is encoded by the coding sequence ATGGCAGGACATAATGATCCAAATTACGTAACTGAAAACCCATTCGAAGGTCGCGGTCGCGCTTCTCAACGCAATGATGCAATCGATGCTGGTATTGGCTTTGTCGTTCCTTTTGGGGTATTCACAATAATGTTCATCATCGCAATGATTGTAGAAGTAGCTACTCGCTAA
- a CDS encoding DNA internalization-related competence protein ComEC/Rec2 translates to MVNTLKNKWLYYAMTVLVAASAAFESAWLFLWFVVLLVFCYYKRLSFLHLVALTIVCGVMYSYTLWKIDKLFKPFTTPIELLWTSDYKIDGASLRGFMKDDKGRKIYVHYTLKSEQEKYMFSKQSLAGQRFFVEGEIILPETPAHAYSFSMAQYLKSKYALGVLEISSWRLMATEHSVASFLAQQRYRMLRHIENTFPAALVTEAQALLIGSQEQVDADLMRAYQKLGITHLFAISGLHITLISLLFFEVLLRLRVRRELATLLLLIMLPTYAVLAGGAPSVWRAVLVVEVVMLARFWKWRLSALDALSICFIVFVIWQPAVFYQIGFQLSFLATFSLVLSSKLLASMQGMLMQTFMMTCVCQILVYPLLLLHFYEISLSSFIVNVLFVPLFSFIILPLNIVLLIMTYVWQPLAALLFFLYEPCRSLLTEGVFFLQSIPYQMWVTGKPSIMMVILLFSSACATLYYFKLQRWRLAIFVLIVPALIVQLLPYTNKQLIVSFVDVGQGDCIVIELPYRKAVYVIDTGGVLRFEQESWKQRHQEYEVGRQIVVPFLKGRGISKIDKLILTHADADHVEGAEEVLREISVGEVHVSPHSLGKAVMADFLQEAMNKRLVIREQIAGNAWQAGKAKFRYLWPTDVEYEGNNDSLVLLMELDTLKMLFTGDLEREGELALAEIAYEDIDNVTVLKIGHHGSKTSSSDEFIDATNPQLAVIMAGKNNRYNHPHPEVIARLQRRHIAYLVTAEIGTVTLQWNGTQLEFRRLK, encoded by the coding sequence TTGGTCAATACATTGAAAAATAAATGGTTATACTATGCCATGACGGTTCTCGTTGCAGCAAGTGCAGCATTTGAATCCGCATGGCTTTTTTTATGGTTTGTGGTACTGCTCGTTTTTTGTTATTATAAACGGCTCTCGTTTCTGCATTTAGTAGCATTGACAATTGTCTGTGGCGTGATGTATAGCTATACGCTATGGAAAATCGATAAGCTATTTAAGCCTTTTACAACGCCCATAGAGCTGTTATGGACAAGCGACTATAAAATAGACGGTGCATCGTTACGTGGCTTTATGAAGGACGACAAAGGGCGTAAAATATATGTTCATTATACATTGAAGAGCGAACAGGAAAAATATATGTTTAGCAAGCAATCATTAGCAGGGCAACGTTTTTTTGTTGAAGGGGAGATTATCTTACCAGAAACGCCTGCACATGCGTATAGCTTCTCAATGGCTCAATATTTGAAGAGCAAATATGCACTTGGCGTGCTGGAAATATCTTCTTGGCGCCTTATGGCTACAGAGCATTCCGTTGCCAGCTTTTTAGCACAGCAACGTTATCGCATGTTACGACATATTGAAAATACTTTTCCAGCAGCGCTTGTGACAGAAGCACAGGCGCTATTAATTGGCTCACAGGAGCAGGTGGATGCCGATTTGATGCGAGCCTATCAAAAGCTTGGCATTACACATTTATTTGCTATTTCAGGCTTGCATATCACACTCATATCGTTGCTGTTTTTTGAAGTGCTTCTGCGCTTACGAGTACGTCGGGAGCTAGCGACATTATTGTTGTTAATCATGTTACCTACTTATGCAGTATTAGCGGGTGGAGCGCCATCTGTTTGGCGCGCGGTGCTAGTTGTGGAGGTTGTGATGCTCGCACGCTTTTGGAAATGGCGGCTAAGCGCTTTAGATGCCTTGTCCATTTGTTTTATTGTTTTTGTTATTTGGCAGCCAGCTGTTTTTTATCAAATTGGCTTTCAATTATCTTTTTTAGCAACATTTAGCCTCGTCTTATCAAGTAAATTATTAGCATCAATGCAAGGCATGCTTATGCAAACATTTATGATGACCTGCGTCTGTCAAATCCTTGTTTATCCGTTGTTGTTACTGCATTTTTATGAAATTAGTCTTTCCTCTTTTATAGTTAATGTGTTGTTTGTGCCGCTATTTTCCTTCATCATTTTACCTTTGAATATTGTTTTACTGATCATGACATATGTCTGGCAGCCACTTGCGGCATTATTATTTTTTTTGTATGAGCCGTGTCGTAGCCTTTTAACAGAAGGGGTTTTTTTCCTGCAAAGTATACCATATCAAATGTGGGTGACAGGGAAGCCATCAATAATGATGGTTATATTGTTATTTAGCAGCGCTTGTGCGACACTGTATTATTTCAAGCTACAAAGATGGCGACTTGCAATATTCGTGCTTATTGTACCAGCATTAATTGTGCAACTCCTTCCTTATACGAATAAGCAATTAATTGTTTCCTTTGTTGACGTTGGGCAGGGGGATTGTATTGTGATTGAGCTGCCTTATCGCAAGGCGGTGTATGTCATTGATACAGGTGGCGTGCTACGCTTTGAACAGGAGAGCTGGAAGCAGCGTCATCAGGAGTATGAGGTTGGTCGTCAAATCGTTGTGCCGTTTTTAAAAGGGCGAGGAATCAGCAAAATTGACAAGCTGATTTTAACACATGCAGATGCCGATCATGTAGAAGGTGCTGAGGAAGTATTACGTGAGATAAGTGTAGGAGAGGTGCATGTTTCACCACACTCCTTGGGGAAAGCTGTAATGGCTGATTTTTTACAGGAAGCAATGAACAAAAGGCTTGTAATTCGAGAGCAGATAGCAGGGAATGCTTGGCAGGCAGGAAAGGCGAAGTTTCGTTATTTATGGCCGACTGATGTTGAATATGAAGGAAATAATGATTCACTTGTTTTGCTAATGGAGCTAGATACTTTGAAAATGTTATTTACGGGCGATTTAGAGCGTGAGGGTGAGCTGGCATTAGCGGAAATAGCTTATGAGGATATTGACAATGTCACGGTATTAAAAATTGGTCATCATGGTAGTAAAACATCAAGTAGCGATGAATTTATCGACGCAACAAACCCTCAATTAGCTGTTATTATGGCGGGTAAAAATAATCGCTACAATCACCCACATCCAGAAGTAATTGCACGCTTACAAAGGCGGCATATCGCTTATTTAGTAACAGCTGAAATAGGTACTGTGACATTACAATGGAATGGCACACAGCTGGAATTCAGGCGCTTAAAATGA
- a CDS encoding ComE operon protein 2, with translation MERITWDQFFMAQSHLLALRSTCRRLAVGATIVREKRIIAGGYNGSISGDEHCIEKGCYVVDNHCVRTVHAETNALLQCAKYGTPANGADLYVTHFPCLPCTKTIIQAGIQNVYYAKDYKNNPYALELLAKAKVNVAHIPFDEAKIDFLQDEKLQLLSTMLEKLRSHGASREELDPLEEKVNELFGQYIEK, from the coding sequence ATGGAGCGTATTACATGGGATCAATTTTTTATGGCACAAAGCCATTTGTTAGCATTAAGAAGCACATGTAGAAGACTAGCGGTTGGCGCCACAATCGTTCGGGAGAAGCGCATTATTGCAGGTGGCTATAACGGCTCAATTTCAGGTGATGAGCATTGCATTGAAAAGGGTTGCTACGTTGTCGATAATCATTGTGTGCGAACGGTGCATGCAGAAACAAATGCGTTATTGCAATGTGCTAAATATGGTACGCCTGCGAATGGAGCAGATTTATATGTTACCCATTTCCCATGCCTTCCTTGTACGAAAACGATTATTCAAGCAGGCATTCAAAATGTCTATTATGCAAAGGATTATAAAAATAATCCTTACGCATTAGAGCTATTAGCGAAAGCAAAGGTCAATGTTGCACATATTCCATTTGATGAAGCAAAAATTGATTTTTTGCAAGATGAAAAGTTGCAGCTGCTTTCGACGATGCTTGAAAAATTACGCAGCCATGGTGCTTCTCGAGAGGAATTAGACCCTTTAGAAGAGAAGGTGAACGAACTTTTTGGTCAATACATTGAAAAATAA
- a CDS encoding helix-hairpin-helix domain-containing protein gives MQRYFQKYGKGVLFPIALLAGLLYFFLQQSNSAEVDIIPVTEQPSYNENEETTDPVSAVMVDVKGQVKFPGVYELTEEHRIIDAIQMAGGYTEQADTKMINHAQRLQDEMVIYVPFQGEELADSVNIAVPQLNASGKVNINTADETQLMTIPGIGPAKAQAIISYRNEAGKFQTIDDIKKVSGIGEKSFERMKELIEVK, from the coding sequence ATGCAACGATACTTTCAGAAATACGGAAAAGGAGTGTTGTTCCCCATTGCACTCCTTGCTGGACTCCTCTATTTTTTCCTTCAACAAAGCAATTCAGCTGAAGTAGATATTATCCCTGTAACTGAGCAACCTAGCTACAATGAAAACGAAGAAACAACAGATCCTGTTTCTGCTGTAATGGTTGATGTAAAGGGGCAAGTGAAATTTCCAGGTGTTTATGAGCTAACGGAAGAGCATCGCATTATCGATGCCATTCAAATGGCGGGTGGCTATACAGAGCAGGCAGATACAAAAATGATTAACCATGCACAACGTCTACAAGATGAAATGGTTATTTATGTGCCTTTCCAAGGAGAAGAACTAGCTGACAGCGTCAATATAGCTGTTCCTCAATTGAATGCTTCTGGCAAGGTCAATATTAATACAGCGGATGAAACACAGCTGATGACGATTCCTGGCATTGGACCTGCGAAGGCGCAAGCGATTATAAGCTATCGCAACGAAGCGGGAAAATTTCAAACAATTGATGATATAAAAAAGGTGTCTGGTATTGGTGAAAAATCCTTTGAACGTATGAAAGAGTTAATTGAAGTAAAATAA
- a CDS encoding class I SAM-dependent DNA methyltransferase produces the protein MASYERFAEVYDALMTDIPYDEYVEWVKAYAPSSEYPTLLDIGCGTGILTALLDNAGYQVSGVDLSEEMLMIASARFAAANKSIPLIAMPMEQLEGFYELDVAIIPIDAINYVREEQAVVETLQRIYNSLRQGGQLFFDVHSLYKMDEIFLDSPFTYDDEEIAYVWHTEQGKEAHSVYHYMTFFAQTTNGLYERFDEEHYQRTFVPEQYEIWLRSIGFSEVHMTADWSTEAPQEDSERIFIRAVK, from the coding sequence ATGGCAAGCTACGAACGCTTTGCGGAAGTGTATGATGCATTAATGACAGACATTCCGTATGATGAATATGTGGAATGGGTGAAGGCTTATGCACCATCAAGTGAGTACCCAACATTACTAGATATTGGCTGTGGTACAGGTATTTTAACTGCTTTATTGGACAATGCAGGCTATCAGGTGAGCGGTGTGGATTTATCAGAGGAAATGCTAATGATTGCTAGCGCTCGTTTTGCAGCAGCCAATAAATCCATCCCACTTATTGCGATGCCAATGGAGCAGCTAGAAGGCTTTTACGAGCTTGATGTAGCGATTATTCCAATTGATGCGATTAATTATGTGCGCGAGGAGCAGGCCGTTGTAGAAACGCTACAGCGCATTTATAACAGCCTACGCCAAGGCGGGCAATTATTTTTCGATGTTCACTCACTTTATAAAATGGATGAAATCTTTTTGGATAGTCCATTCACATACGATGACGAAGAAATTGCCTATGTGTGGCATACAGAGCAAGGGAAGGAAGCCCATTCTGTTTACCATTACATGACATTTTTCGCCCAAACGACAAACGGCTTGTATGAGCGCTTTGACGAGGAGCATTATCAGCGCACCTTTGTGCCAGAACAGTACGAGATATGGTTACGCTCAATAGGCTTTAGCGAAGTGCATATGACAGCAGACTGGTCGACAGAGGCGCCACAAGAGGATAGTGAACGAATTTTTATTCGTGCGGTAAAATAG
- the rsfS gene encoding ribosome silencing factor, whose translation MNETLLQLAYKAADDKHAEDIVVLNMGNISLLADYFIICHGNSDRQVQAIARELQEKAHENGYEVKRVEGFDTARWILVDMGDVVAHVFHKDERAYYNLERLWGDAPQLDAPEL comes from the coding sequence ATGAATGAAACATTATTACAATTAGCATATAAAGCGGCAGACGATAAGCATGCAGAGGATATTGTTGTCTTAAACATGGGCAATATTTCTTTGCTAGCGGATTATTTTATTATCTGTCACGGTAATTCCGATCGCCAAGTGCAGGCGATTGCACGTGAGTTGCAAGAGAAGGCACATGAAAATGGCTATGAAGTAAAGCGTGTGGAAGGCTTTGATACAGCGCGCTGGATTTTAGTTGATATGGGCGATGTTGTAGCACATGTATTCCATAAGGATGAGCGAGCTTACTACAATTTAGAACGCTTATGGGGAGATGCGCCTCAATTGGACGCACCTGAGCTGTAA
- the yqeK gene encoding bis(5'-nucleosyl)-tetraphosphatase (symmetrical) YqeK — MERDKLLNAIKPRMPEKRYIHTIGVMETAMQLAQRYNEDVKKAEIAAILHDVVKYADEEWMRDIVRTHALDSKLLAWGAEILHGPVGAWVAQTEFQVEDEDVLNAIRFHTTGRATMTKLEQILFIADMIEPNRKFPGVEDLRKIAQQDLTLAMRACIQHSLAHLIAMELAIYPQSIECYNYYILIQQN, encoded by the coding sequence ATGGAGCGTGACAAACTACTGAATGCGATTAAGCCACGTATGCCAGAAAAGCGTTATATTCATACAATTGGTGTGATGGAAACAGCGATGCAGCTAGCTCAACGCTATAATGAAGATGTCAAAAAAGCAGAAATTGCTGCGATTTTACATGATGTAGTGAAATATGCAGATGAAGAATGGATGCGAGACATTGTACGCACACATGCCCTTGATAGCAAATTGCTTGCGTGGGGCGCTGAAATCTTACATGGTCCTGTCGGGGCATGGGTTGCACAAACTGAGTTTCAAGTGGAGGATGAGGACGTGTTAAATGCGATTCGCTTCCATACAACAGGACGTGCGACTATGACAAAATTAGAGCAAATACTTTTTATAGCAGATATGATTGAGCCGAATCGCAAATTTCCAGGTGTTGAGGATTTACGCAAAATCGCACAGCAAGATTTAACGTTGGCGATGCGTGCATGTATTCAGCATTCATTGGCACATTTAATCGCAATGGAGCTAGCGATTTACCCACAATCTATCGAATGCTATAATTACTATATTTTGATTCAACAGAACTAG
- a CDS encoding nicotinate-nucleotide adenylyltransferase → MKRVGILGGTFNPIHQGHLLMANEAFHALKLDEVRFMPNATPPHKEARHLATDEQRVHMLELAISDVPYFHIEKIELESGGISYTYNTMYALQEREPDAKFYFIIGGDMIDSLHKWYHIEELTQLVQFVGIKRPGTEAKTAYPVQVLETPEMNVSSTVIRQRCHDGGPLKYIVPEAVEAYIRKEGLYGA, encoded by the coding sequence ATGAAGCGTGTAGGAATTTTAGGTGGTACCTTTAATCCAATACATCAAGGTCATTTACTGATGGCGAATGAAGCGTTTCATGCCTTAAAATTGGACGAAGTGCGCTTTATGCCGAATGCTACACCTCCACATAAAGAAGCGCGCCATTTGGCAACAGATGAGCAAAGAGTGCATATGCTGGAGCTTGCGATTAGCGATGTACCGTATTTCCATATCGAAAAGATTGAGCTAGAAAGCGGCGGCATATCATATACGTATAATACGATGTATGCATTGCAGGAGCGAGAGCCTGACGCAAAGTTTTATTTTATTATTGGCGGCGATATGATTGACTCTTTGCATAAATGGTATCATATTGAAGAGCTTACTCAGCTTGTGCAGTTTGTTGGGATTAAACGTCCTGGAACAGAAGCAAAAACGGCGTATCCAGTGCAAGTGTTAGAAACACCTGAAATGAATGTCTCTTCAACAGTGATTCGCCAACGCTGTCATGATGGCGGTCCATTAAAGTATATCGTCCCAGAAGCGGTAGAGGCATATATTCGAAAGGAAGGTCTTTATGGAGCGTGA
- the yhbY gene encoding ribosome assembly RNA-binding protein YhbY: MLTGKQKRFLRAEAHHLDPIFQVGKGGVNDAMLAQLRDVLEVRELIKVRILDNCEDDKHEVAEALAQGTRAELVQLIGLTVVLYKESRNNKKIVLPKATQK; encoded by the coding sequence ATGTTAACAGGTAAACAAAAGCGTTTTTTACGTGCGGAGGCACACCATTTAGACCCGATTTTCCAAGTGGGGAAAGGTGGCGTCAATGATGCAATGCTTGCACAATTGCGCGATGTATTAGAAGTCCGTGAATTAATTAAAGTGCGTATTTTAGACAATTGTGAGGACGATAAGCATGAGGTAGCAGAGGCTTTAGCGCAAGGTACACGAGCTGAGCTAGTGCAACTAATTGGTTTAACAGTTGTATTATACAAAGAGTCACGCAACAATAAAAAAATCGTTTTACCAAAGGCAACACAAAAGTAA
- the aroE gene encoding shikimate dehydrogenase, with product MKKWFAVIGDPISHSKSPAMHNAWYREMNVDAAYIPIHVEPANLREAVASLKLLGASGWNVTIPHKEAIIPLLDELDEQAAKMGAVNTVVKTATGKYKGYNTDGAGFVRSLEDVIGIKHKEKPILLIGAGGAARGIAFALLAGGYSNITIANRTLAKAEVICKELGTGQAISLADAEKQLGQFAIFIQTTPAGMASSTLDLPFALDGLPQDAIAADIVYNPLMTPFLQAAEEKGATIVNGLGMFVHQGAIAYNYWLGHYPTIANTMAELTAQLK from the coding sequence ATGAAAAAATGGTTTGCTGTCATCGGTGACCCAATCAGCCATTCCAAATCACCTGCCATGCACAATGCTTGGTATAGGGAAATGAATGTTGATGCAGCCTATATACCAATTCATGTGGAGCCCGCCAATTTACGAGAGGCGGTTGCCTCATTGAAATTATTAGGTGCATCTGGCTGGAATGTGACGATTCCACACAAAGAGGCAATCATTCCATTGTTAGACGAGCTAGATGAGCAAGCAGCAAAAATGGGAGCTGTTAATACAGTCGTGAAAACTGCGACTGGAAAATATAAAGGCTATAATACAGATGGTGCAGGCTTTGTCCGTTCCTTAGAAGATGTGATTGGAATAAAGCACAAGGAGAAGCCAATTTTATTAATTGGAGCAGGCGGTGCTGCCCGTGGTATTGCCTTCGCTTTATTAGCTGGAGGTTACTCAAACATCACAATTGCCAACCGCACTCTCGCAAAGGCGGAGGTCATTTGCAAGGAGCTAGGCACGGGACAAGCAATTTCTTTAGCTGATGCAGAAAAACAACTGGGGCAGTTTGCAATTTTTATACAGACGACACCTGCTGGCATGGCGAGCAGCACACTTGATTTACCATTTGCATTAGACGGGCTACCACAAGATGCGATTGCTGCAGATATCGTTTATAACCCGTTAATGACACCTTTTTTGCAAGCAGCTGAAGAAAAGGGTGCAACGATTGTCAACGGGCTAGGTATGTTTGTGCATCAAGGTGCAATTGCCTATAATTATTGGCTAGGGCATTATCCAACTATAGCGAATACAATGGCCGAATTAACGGCACAATTAAAATAA
- the yqeH gene encoding ribosome biogenesis GTPase YqeH → MVEMPQCIGCGAVIQTENKDELGYAPASSLEKETIICQRCFRLKNYNEIQPVSLTDDDFLRILNGLGEQQGLIVKIVDIFDFNGSWLPGLHRFVGKNPVLLVANKVDLLPKSVKEKKVINWLKREAKALGLKPVDVMLVSAHKGRGMAEVVEAIEAYRNGKDVFVVGCTNVGKSTFINRIIKQATGEGEVITTSHFPGTTLDMIEIPLDDGSALYDTPGIINHHQMAHYLDASELKYIMPKKEIKPKVYQQNAGQTLFIGALARFDFVQGERSAFTVHVANDLPIHRTKLEKADALYAEHKGELLAPPSKEFIEQLPELVRHEFSIKEAKTDIVFSGLGWITAQHANVVIAAYAPKGVQVFIRPSLI, encoded by the coding sequence ATGGTAGAAATGCCACAATGTATAGGCTGTGGAGCAGTAATCCAAACAGAAAATAAAGATGAACTAGGCTATGCGCCTGCTTCTTCTTTAGAGAAGGAAACGATTATTTGTCAGCGCTGTTTCCGCTTGAAAAACTACAATGAAATTCAACCTGTCAGCTTAACAGATGATGATTTCTTACGCATTTTAAATGGTCTTGGTGAGCAGCAAGGGTTAATTGTGAAAATCGTCGATATTTTTGATTTTAATGGGAGCTGGCTACCAGGCTTGCACCGCTTTGTTGGGAAAAATCCCGTATTGCTTGTTGCTAACAAAGTGGATTTATTGCCGAAATCAGTAAAAGAGAAAAAAGTAATTAATTGGTTAAAGCGCGAGGCAAAGGCACTTGGCTTGAAGCCAGTGGATGTTATGCTCGTTTCTGCACATAAAGGGCGCGGAATGGCAGAAGTAGTTGAAGCAATTGAAGCGTATCGAAATGGCAAGGATGTATTCGTTGTCGGTTGTACGAATGTAGGGAAATCGACATTTATTAACCGCATTATTAAGCAGGCAACAGGTGAAGGAGAAGTTATTACAACCTCGCATTTCCCTGGTACAACATTAGATATGATTGAAATTCCACTAGATGATGGCTCGGCACTTTATGATACGCCAGGCATTATTAATCATCATCAAATGGCGCACTATTTAGATGCGAGCGAATTGAAATATATTATGCCGAAAAAGGAAATTAAGCCAAAGGTGTACCAGCAAAACGCAGGGCAAACGCTCTTTATCGGTGCACTTGCTCGCTTTGACTTTGTACAGGGGGAGCGTTCAGCGTTCACAGTGCATGTGGCGAATGATTTACCGATTCATCGTACGAAGCTCGAAAAAGCAGATGCTTTATATGCTGAGCATAAAGGTGAGCTATTGGCGCCACCAAGTAAAGAGTTTATCGAGCAATTGCCAGAGCTTGTGCGCCATGAATTTTCAATTAAAGAGGCAAAAACCGATATCGTCTTTTCGGGGCTTGGCTGGATTACAGCACAGCATGCGAATGTTGTCATAGCAGCATACGCACCAAAAGGGGTACAAGTATTTATTCGCCCATCATTAATTTAA
- a CDS encoding YqeG family HAD IIIA-type phosphatase: MYNFLLPDAYVNSVYEITPERLHALGIKGVITDLDNTLVEWDRADATEEIMTWLEQLTAAGIRVIIVSNNKEERVKHFATPLGIPYIHRAKKPLGSAYYAGLLKLRLRRDEVAMVGDQLLTDIFGGKRQKLYTFLVRPVAESDGLVTLFNRFVERRIFNDLKRKGITTWEEK, encoded by the coding sequence TTGTATAATTTTTTATTACCAGATGCTTATGTCAATAGCGTATACGAAATTACGCCAGAGCGCTTGCATGCACTAGGCATTAAAGGTGTTATTACAGACTTAGATAATACTTTAGTTGAATGGGATCGAGCGGATGCAACAGAGGAAATAATGACATGGCTTGAGCAATTAACAGCTGCAGGTATTCGTGTCATTATTGTATCAAATAATAAGGAAGAACGTGTGAAGCATTTTGCGACACCGCTAGGAATTCCGTACATCCATCGTGCGAAAAAGCCACTTGGTTCAGCTTACTATGCGGGTTTACTAAAGCTGCGCTTACGTCGAGACGAAGTGGCGATGGTAGGCGATCAGTTGTTAACGGATATTTTTGGTGGTAAGCGCCAAAAGCTTTACACATTTTTAGTGCGTCCTGTAGCGGAATCAGATGGGCTTGTCACATTATTTAATCGCTTTGTTGAACGCAGAATATTTAATGATTTGAAACGTAAAGGAATTACAACTTGGGAGGAAAAATAA
- a CDS encoding phosphatidylserine decarboxylase, which produces MREKIYQQLIELTNGQTSSNILMKFAKSSYSKKFIRSYSKLYGIDIEEVSKKMEQFQSLHEFFTRELKAEARPIDENPSILVSPVDAKLEAFGEMKDNVILTVKDKPYSLVDLLGSEQAAKRYEKGQYIVFYLSPADYHRMHSPVNAYVEKQYILGKKSFPVNQIGLQYGKKPISHNYRMVSELVYGKDKHAAFIKVGATFVNSIVLTNTSKQWKKGEEVGYFSFGSTVVMLFESETIAFLENVQQGQAIRMGEAFATML; this is translated from the coding sequence ATGAGAGAAAAAATTTATCAACAGCTAATTGAATTAACAAATGGTCAAACAAGCTCTAACATATTAATGAAATTTGCTAAATCAAGCTACAGTAAGAAATTTATTCGCAGCTATAGTAAATTATACGGTATTGATATAGAAGAAGTTTCAAAAAAAATGGAGCAATTTCAAAGCTTGCACGAATTTTTTACACGCGAGCTAAAAGCAGAGGCGCGTCCAATCGACGAAAACCCTTCAATTCTAGTTAGCCCTGTTGATGCGAAGCTAGAGGCATTTGGAGAAATGAAGGATAATGTTATTTTAACAGTAAAGGACAAGCCATACTCTCTTGTTGACTTATTAGGAAGTGAGCAAGCTGCGAAGCGTTATGAAAAGGGACAATATATCGTTTTTTACTTAAGTCCAGCTGATTATCATCGCATGCATAGCCCTGTCAATGCCTATGTGGAGAAGCAATACATTCTTGGCAAAAAATCATTCCCGGTCAATCAAATAGGCTTGCAATATGGCAAAAAGCCAATTAGTCATAACTATCGTATGGTCAGTGAGCTCGTCTATGGTAAGGACAAGCATGCAGCCTTTATTAAAGTTGGCGCTACATTTGTCAATTCCATTGTATTAACAAACACATCGAAGCAATGGAAAAAAGGTGAGGAAGTTGGCTATTTTTCATTTGGTTCAACGGTTGTTATGCTATTTGAAAGCGAAACAATTGCTTTTCTTGAAAATGTTCAGCAAGGACAGGCGATAAGAATGGGAGAAGCCTTCGCAACTATGCTATAA